In the genome of Gemmatimonadota bacterium, one region contains:
- a CDS encoding S41 family peptidase encodes MKQRWGLVAVVAALSFFSGGWLLQGASARPAPSGPQLLQEVFERVRLYYVDSLSTDSLYHKATTGLLDELNDPYTTLEENDDYRQLTETTTGNYGGLGMQIDVRDGWITVVAPLPQTPAERAGIEAGDLIIDVDGKSTQGLKQEEAIKTLRGTAGSKVVLKVRRAGVPQQMSFALVREMIHNRSVSPGVLFDGGIGFVQLSTVSEASAQEIREEVSALLKLGMKGLILDMRGNPGGLLNQGVAVSDLFLDPGQKIVETRGRLQDMNASYADRAPQQWANLPVVVLVNEWSASAAEIIAGALQDNDRAVVVGTATFGKGLVQSLFPLRPGQALKLTTGRWYTPSGRTIQRTAKSQDEQIRQATLQASGKDTAAKELPTFKTISGRLVKGGGGIVPDRIVRVDTLTDAEREFAKAIGGNVAGYRDALVTTALEVKEKKEVTSETFQVSDAMRQAVLARLKAKGIILSAEQTAQGRALLDDQLSYEVARYVFGRAAELRRRGLDDPQVRAGVEMLRSAATPKALMAEITRK; translated from the coding sequence ATGAAGCAGCGCTGGGGCTTGGTCGCAGTTGTGGCCGCACTCTCATTCTTCTCCGGCGGCTGGTTGCTGCAGGGCGCCTCTGCGCGGCCCGCACCGAGCGGTCCGCAGCTCCTGCAGGAAGTGTTCGAGCGGGTCCGGCTCTACTATGTCGACTCCCTTTCCACGGACTCGCTCTATCACAAGGCAACGACCGGGCTGCTCGACGAGCTGAACGATCCCTATACCACGCTCGAAGAGAATGACGACTACCGTCAGCTCACCGAGACGACGACCGGCAACTACGGTGGTCTCGGGATGCAGATCGATGTCCGCGATGGCTGGATTACCGTGGTCGCGCCGCTGCCGCAGACGCCTGCCGAACGCGCCGGCATCGAAGCGGGTGACCTGATCATCGACGTCGACGGCAAGAGCACGCAGGGCCTGAAGCAGGAAGAGGCCATCAAGACGCTGCGTGGCACGGCCGGGAGCAAGGTGGTGCTCAAGGTCCGTCGTGCCGGTGTGCCGCAACAGATGAGTTTCGCGCTCGTGCGCGAGATGATCCACAACCGTTCAGTCTCCCCCGGCGTCCTCTTCGACGGCGGGATCGGCTTCGTCCAGCTGAGCACCGTCAGTGAAGCCTCGGCACAGGAGATCCGCGAAGAGGTGAGCGCGCTCCTCAAGCTCGGGATGAAGGGGCTGATCCTCGATATGCGCGGCAACCCGGGCGGGCTGCTGAATCAGGGCGTCGCCGTGTCGGATCTCTTCCTGGATCCGGGACAGAAGATTGTCGAGACGCGCGGCCGGCTACAGGATATGAATGCCTCCTACGCCGACCGCGCCCCGCAGCAGTGGGCGAACTTGCCGGTGGTGGTGCTCGTCAACGAATGGTCGGCCAGTGCGGCGGAAATCATCGCCGGCGCGCTGCAGGACAATGACCGCGCGGTCGTCGTCGGCACGGCCACCTTCGGCAAGGGACTGGTGCAGTCGCTCTTCCCGCTTCGCCCCGGTCAGGCGCTGAAGCTCACGACCGGTCGCTGGTATACGCCGAGCGGTCGCACGATTCAGCGGACCGCGAAAAGCCAGGACGAACAGATCCGGCAGGCCACTCTGCAGGCATCTGGCAAGGACACCGCGGCCAAGGAGCTGCCGACCTTCAAGACCATCAGCGGTCGCCTCGTGAAGGGTGGTGGTGGAATTGTGCCCGACCGGATCGTGCGCGTCGACACGCTCACCGATGCCGAGCGCGAATTCGCGAAGGCGATCGGCGGGAATGTCGCGGGCTACCGTGATGCACTGGTCACCACCGCGCTCGAGGTCAAGGAGAAGAAGGAAGTGACGTCGGAAACGTTCCAGGTTTCGGATGCGATGCGCCAGGCGGTGCTCGCCCGACTCAAGGCCAAGGGGATCATCCTGTCGGCCGAGCAGACGGCGCAGGGGCGCGCCCTCCTCGACGATCAGCTCAGCTACGAAGTTGCGCGCTACGTCTTCGGACGTGCCGCCGAGCTGCGGCGTCGTGGACTCGATGATCCGCAGGTGCGGGCCGGTGTCGAGATGCTGCGGAGCGCCGCAACGCCGAAGGCGCTGATGGCGGAGATCACGCGGAAGTGA
- the tmk gene encoding dTMP kinase, translating into MSRGLFVVLEGPEGAGKTTLAAALAARMRADGVDLVTVREPGGTPVAEALRSELLDSHGGWTAAAELLYMTTARADLVRKVIGPALEHGQVVLSDRYDLSTMAYQGAGRGLPREHVEWVNRAATGGLAPDITLVLDLDPAVGRDRQRSAGKGADRLEREDIAFHDRVAAEYLAATGQGVHHLQAGASPERVLAQAWAVLARLHPETFRPRAE; encoded by the coding sequence ATGTCACGCGGTCTCTTCGTCGTCCTGGAAGGACCGGAGGGTGCGGGGAAGACCACGCTGGCGGCCGCGCTGGCGGCGCGGATGCGTGCCGATGGTGTCGACCTGGTTACGGTGCGTGAACCCGGTGGCACGCCGGTGGCGGAGGCGCTGCGGAGCGAGTTGCTCGACAGTCACGGTGGCTGGACCGCGGCCGCGGAGTTGCTCTATATGACGACCGCGCGCGCCGATCTGGTGCGCAAGGTGATCGGGCCCGCGCTCGAGCACGGCCAGGTCGTACTGTCCGATCGATACGACCTCTCGACGATGGCCTATCAGGGTGCCGGGCGCGGCTTGCCGCGGGAACACGTCGAGTGGGTCAACCGCGCGGCGACTGGCGGCCTTGCACCCGATATCACGCTAGTGCTCGACCTCGATCCCGCGGTGGGTCGCGATCGGCAGCGGAGCGCCGGCAAGGGCGCCGATCGACTCGAGCGTGAAGACATCGCATTCCACGATCGCGTGGCCGCCGAATACCTGGCCGCGACGGGGCAGGGGGTGCATCATTTGCAAGCGGGTGCGTCACCCGAGCGAGTCCTGGCGCAGGCCTGGGCTGTGCTCGCAAGGCTGCATCCCGAAACGTTCCGCCCCCGGGCGGAGTAG
- a CDS encoding YlbF family regulator, translating to MIDDKAQELGRLLGQSTEYQALRRAEQSLRDDKEAQGKLEVISRLTREFDALMAQGQAPEEAQAQEYETTLREFELSPSGQTYLVARANVDKLMQRVNQRIADGIERGATSGIITL from the coding sequence ATGATCGACGACAAGGCGCAGGAACTCGGCCGGCTGCTCGGCCAGTCCACGGAGTATCAGGCGTTGCGCCGCGCGGAGCAGTCGCTGCGTGATGACAAGGAGGCGCAAGGAAAGCTCGAGGTGATCTCGCGGCTGACCCGGGAGTTCGACGCGCTGATGGCGCAGGGTCAGGCGCCCGAAGAAGCGCAGGCGCAGGAATACGAGACCACCCTGCGCGAGTTCGAGTTGTCGCCGTCGGGGCAGACGTACCTCGTGGCGCGCGCCAACGTCGACAAGCTGATGCAGCGGGTCAACCAGCGCATCGCCGATGGCATCGAGCGCGGCGCGACCAGCGGGATCATCACGCTCTGA
- the prmC gene encoding peptide chain release factor N(5)-glutamine methyltransferase, with protein sequence MPEAIQTLQGLLESAGQLLEAAGYPESRREAIRLWSDLGRTSAASAHLDRHEPIDGDRAIAYLAAVGRHAAGEPLAYVTGWTGFRRLILATDSRALIPRPETEGLVEVALARVRHGTAADIGTGTGAIALALADEGEFDRVLGVDLSVDALALARSNGERLGCAVDWREGDLLAPLAGEVLDLLISNPPYLTDAEYDTLDLSVRDYEPKLALPSGADGLVATRRLLDEGRAVMAPAGWIALEVDCRRAAATAALAEGFGWREVTMLDDLFGRARYVLARQG encoded by the coding sequence GTGCCTGAGGCAATCCAGACGCTGCAGGGGCTCCTGGAAAGCGCCGGGCAGTTGCTGGAGGCCGCTGGCTATCCGGAGTCACGCCGCGAGGCGATCAGGCTCTGGAGCGATCTGGGGCGCACCAGCGCCGCCTCCGCCCACCTGGACCGCCACGAGCCAATCGACGGCGATCGCGCAATTGCCTACCTCGCGGCCGTCGGTCGGCATGCAGCCGGCGAGCCCCTGGCGTATGTCACTGGCTGGACCGGTTTCCGGCGGCTAATCCTCGCGACCGACTCGCGCGCCCTGATTCCCCGCCCGGAGACCGAGGGGCTGGTGGAAGTGGCGCTGGCGCGCGTTCGGCACGGCACCGCGGCCGACATCGGCACCGGAACCGGGGCGATCGCCCTGGCGTTGGCAGACGAGGGTGAATTCGATCGAGTGCTGGGGGTCGACCTGTCGGTGGACGCGCTCGCGCTGGCCCGCAGCAATGGGGAACGGCTCGGGTGTGCCGTCGACTGGCGCGAGGGGGACCTGCTCGCACCTCTGGCAGGTGAAGTCCTGGATTTGCTGATCTCGAATCCACCCTATCTGACCGACGCCGAGTATGACACGCTGGACCTCTCGGTGCGAGATTACGAGCCGAAGCTCGCGTTACCCTCGGGAGCAGATGGTCTCGTCGCCACCCGCCGCCTCCTCGACGAAGGGCGCGCCGTGATGGCACCGGCCGGATGGATTGCGTTGGAAGTGGATTGTCGCCGCGCAGCTGCGACGGCAGCGCTCGCCGAAGGGTTCGGCTGGCGTGAAGTGACCATGCTGGATGACTTGTTCGGTCGCGCGCGATACGTGCTGGCGCGGCAGGGGTAG
- the prfA gene encoding peptide chain release factor 1 — MDDRLRQALARAEEVGQGLSDPAVSSDPARLQALGREHARLTPIVRAADKLFKYQRDLAGAQEAAASGDPDLAELAADDLATLPALITELEGEIADLIVPRDPHDDRDAILEIRAGTGGDEAALFAADLLRMYTRFAERRNLKFEPIEIHEGNVGGIKDAVIAVRGSEAFGLLRRESGVHRVQRVPATETQGRIHTSAATVAVLPEAEEVDVKIDPNDLRIDVFRSSGPGGQSVNTTDSAVRITHIPTGIVVSQQDQKSQLQNKLKGMEVLRARILDRRIAEIEGARAAERKLMVGTGDRSGKIRTYNYPQSRITDHRINLSVHNLSDVLDGKLDELVVALRRAAREEDAGA, encoded by the coding sequence ATGGATGACCGTCTCCGCCAGGCGCTCGCGCGGGCGGAGGAGGTCGGCCAGGGTCTTTCCGACCCAGCCGTTTCATCGGACCCCGCTCGATTGCAGGCCCTCGGTCGCGAGCACGCTCGGTTAACTCCGATCGTGCGCGCGGCCGACAAGCTTTTCAAGTACCAGCGCGATCTCGCTGGTGCCCAGGAAGCGGCCGCCTCGGGTGATCCGGACCTCGCCGAACTCGCCGCCGACGATCTCGCCACCTTGCCCGCGCTGATCACCGAGCTCGAAGGGGAGATCGCCGATCTCATCGTGCCGCGTGATCCGCACGACGACCGCGACGCCATCCTCGAAATCCGCGCCGGCACCGGCGGGGACGAGGCGGCGCTCTTCGCCGCCGATCTGTTGCGCATGTATACCCGCTTCGCCGAGCGGCGCAATCTGAAGTTCGAGCCGATCGAGATTCACGAAGGCAACGTCGGCGGCATCAAGGATGCGGTGATCGCGGTGCGCGGAAGCGAAGCGTTCGGGCTGCTGCGCCGCGAGTCGGGCGTCCACCGCGTGCAGCGCGTGCCCGCTACCGAAACCCAGGGTCGGATTCACACTTCTGCCGCCACGGTGGCCGTGTTGCCGGAAGCCGAAGAGGTCGACGTCAAGATCGACCCGAACGACCTCCGCATCGATGTCTTTCGTTCGTCGGGCCCGGGCGGCCAGAGCGTCAACACCACAGATTCCGCCGTTCGTATCACCCACATCCCGACGGGCATCGTGGTGAGTCAGCAGGACCAGAAGTCCCAGCTGCAGAACAAGCTCAAGGGGATGGAGGTCCTGCGCGCTCGGATCCTCGATCGCCGGATTGCCGAAATCGAGGGCGCCCGCGCGGCCGAACGGAAGCTGATGGTCGGCACTGGAGACCGCTCCGGCAAGATCCGGACGTACAACTATCCGCAGAGCCGGATCACCGATCACCGGATCAACCTCTCGGTGCACAATCTCAGCGACGTGCTCGATGGCAAGCTCGACGAGCTCGTGGTCGCCCTGCGTCGTGCCGCTCGCGAAGAGGATGCTGGTGCCTGA
- the rpmE gene encoding 50S ribosomal protein L31 yields MKPNMHPVYETITAHCQCGNTFETRSTSKSLSVEVCAVCHPYFTGKQRIMDTAGRIDRFRRKYASEPAAKS; encoded by the coding sequence ATGAAGCCGAATATGCATCCGGTCTACGAGACCATCACCGCGCATTGCCAGTGCGGCAACACCTTCGAGACTCGCAGCACGTCGAAGTCGCTGAGCGTCGAAGTCTGCGCAGTCTGCCACCCGTATTTTACTGGCAAGCAGCGCATCATGGATACCGCCGGCCGGATCGATCGTTTCCGCCGGAAGTACGCGTCGGAACCCGCCGCGAAGTCCTGA
- a CDS encoding DUF4105 domain-containing protein translates to MRLFPRIYTALLVVMALARPAAAQVTEAPPGSNLQIFVMTMGPGAEVWERFGHNAIWVRDTVQKRDLVYNYGMFDFRDPDLVPHFAMGRPVYWLGVDDLDGTMRTYAARERSVDVQELNLPPMQRAEIALRLAENARLDQRNYVYDYYRDNCSTRVRDLLDGVLGGALGLATKGKSAEGTLRWHTHRSLTNDKLMYVGILAALGPMVDRPLDQWGEMFLPQKLQERLRELRITDADGRSVPLVKAESRLIDVNRYKVEPEPPHWGMMFSVVALALMLAILSGLIAGGLGAPGRVIGALWLLLTGVGGVVLLLMWLVTDHVAAAGNRNLLLLSPVALLVIPGVLSAKRRGPGAWAPRAAWFVLGSVVLGSVLAAFPSIGGQWNLQIAQLTVLPSVAAAWLAIRLNPRPASAPSQLP, encoded by the coding sequence ATGCGACTCTTTCCGCGCATCTACACTGCACTCCTTGTTGTGATGGCGCTCGCCCGACCCGCCGCCGCTCAAGTCACCGAGGCGCCGCCGGGCAGCAATCTCCAGATCTTCGTGATGACCATGGGGCCGGGTGCGGAGGTGTGGGAGCGCTTCGGCCACAACGCGATCTGGGTTCGCGACACGGTGCAGAAGCGCGACCTGGTGTACAACTACGGCATGTTCGACTTTCGCGATCCCGATCTGGTGCCCCACTTCGCGATGGGCCGACCGGTATACTGGCTCGGGGTCGACGATCTCGACGGGACGATGCGAACCTACGCGGCGCGCGAACGCTCCGTCGACGTCCAGGAGCTGAATCTGCCGCCGATGCAGCGCGCCGAGATCGCGCTCCGTCTCGCCGAGAACGCGCGCCTCGATCAGCGGAACTACGTCTACGACTACTACCGCGACAACTGCAGTACCCGGGTGCGCGATCTTCTCGACGGCGTCCTCGGGGGCGCATTGGGGCTGGCAACCAAGGGGAAGAGCGCGGAAGGGACACTGCGCTGGCACACCCACCGTTCGCTGACCAACGACAAGCTGATGTATGTCGGAATTCTCGCGGCGCTCGGCCCGATGGTGGATCGGCCGCTCGATCAGTGGGGCGAGATGTTCCTGCCGCAGAAGTTGCAGGAGCGGCTGCGAGAACTCCGCATCACCGACGCCGATGGTCGCAGTGTCCCGCTGGTGAAGGCCGAGTCGCGGTTGATCGATGTCAACCGGTACAAGGTCGAGCCGGAGCCGCCCCACTGGGGAATGATGTTCTCCGTGGTGGCACTCGCGCTGATGCTCGCCATCCTCTCTGGCTTGATCGCCGGCGGCCTGGGTGCGCCGGGTCGAGTGATCGGCGCACTCTGGTTGCTGCTCACTGGCGTCGGCGGTGTGGTACTCCTGCTGATGTGGCTGGTGACCGATCACGTGGCGGCGGCGGGGAATCGCAATCTCCTGCTCTTGAGCCCCGTGGCGCTGCTGGTGATTCCCGGTGTCCTGAGCGCCAAGCGACGCGGCCCGGGAGCGTGGGCTCCGCGGGCCGCGTGGTTCGTGCTCGGCTCGGTGGTCCTGGGCAGTGTGCTCGCTGCCTTTCCGTCAATCGGCGGTCAGTGGAATCTGCAGATTGCCCAGCTGACGGTGTTGCCTTCGGTTGCAGCGGCGTGGCTGGCGATCCGGCTCAACCCCCGACCCGCTTCAGCGCCGAGCCAGCTTCCGTAA
- a CDS encoding Gfo/Idh/MocA family oxidoreductase, which translates to MGDRLRLGIVGAGAIAQVGHLPVLKRVKEIDVVGICDNDLPKARALADRFGIPDAYGDIEELVEYDALDAVLICTPNHLHESQIQAAIASGLHIFVERPLALTAAGAQKLAKAATKHSRIVMVGANHRYRPDVQQIRSFVKNGELGDLESIRAWWFLARAGRASLGWRQKRDQAGGGAMLDLGLGLLDLSLWMSGFLAPQRVSAVFPEKGREKSLEQSGTAMIALEGGTAIHLDTSWRFVGPGERFGMAVRATRGSARINPLAIWKDFHGVAQDVAPSGAHSRETPFALAVRAQWAHFVAAIRGDSPPPSMTEQITVLRVMEAIYQSAESGRDVAL; encoded by the coding sequence ATGGGCGATCGGTTGCGGCTCGGCATCGTCGGTGCTGGTGCCATTGCGCAGGTAGGACATCTCCCGGTGCTCAAGCGGGTCAAGGAGATCGACGTCGTCGGCATCTGCGACAACGACCTTCCCAAGGCACGAGCCCTCGCCGATCGCTTCGGGATTCCCGACGCCTACGGCGACATCGAGGAACTGGTCGAGTACGACGCGCTCGACGCGGTACTCATCTGCACGCCTAACCATCTCCACGAATCGCAGATCCAGGCCGCGATCGCTTCCGGGTTGCACATCTTCGTCGAGCGCCCGCTCGCGCTCACCGCTGCTGGCGCGCAGAAGCTGGCGAAGGCCGCCACCAAGCACAGCCGGATCGTGATGGTCGGGGCCAATCACCGCTATCGCCCCGACGTCCAGCAGATCCGCTCGTTCGTGAAGAACGGCGAACTCGGCGATCTCGAATCGATCCGCGCCTGGTGGTTCCTCGCGCGGGCAGGGCGTGCGTCACTCGGCTGGCGACAGAAGCGTGATCAGGCCGGCGGTGGTGCGATGCTCGATCTCGGGCTCGGACTGCTCGACCTCTCACTCTGGATGTCCGGCTTCCTGGCGCCACAGCGGGTTTCGGCCGTGTTCCCGGAGAAGGGGCGAGAGAAGTCGCTGGAGCAGTCGGGGACCGCGATGATTGCCCTCGAGGGGGGCACCGCGATCCACCTCGATACTTCGTGGCGTTTCGTGGGGCCCGGTGAGCGCTTCGGAATGGCGGTGCGGGCCACGCGTGGGTCTGCCCGCATCAATCCACTCGCCATCTGGAAGGACTTCCACGGCGTGGCGCAGGACGTCGCACCCTCGGGCGCCCACTCGCGCGAGACGCCGTTCGCGCTCGCGGTGCGGGCGCAGTGGGCCCACTTCGTCGCGGCGATTCGCGGCGATTCGCCGCCGCCATCGATGACCGAGCAGATCACCGTGCTGCGGGTGATGGAAGCGATCTACCAGTCGGCAGAGTCCGGGCGGGACGTGGCGCTTTGA
- a CDS encoding SpoIID/LytB domain-containing protein, with protein sequence MTKPRAGLYLVLALASLGSCLLNEPEPEPVPQLAPDPEFRIGVRINASKVTFGAFTGLRVIDLDEGIVEEVDPDVSLEASTRGSDVVVRGTTTPVVRRTLVLEPQDSNGTIRIDGREYRGRVELRRSESGLTVINRIGLEQYLEGVVGAEMGRRAPGEEEALKAQAVVSRTYALRNKGRWLAQGFDLMADVSAQAYAGLLNENPMATAAVEATRGLILTYNGEPIEAFYSSTCGGRTEDGSAAFGGADEPYLKSFADVDENGTAWCAISPRYQWREQWEGRAFTASLRKTLATERLSTARASDLREMRVLSRTGSGRIATLELSGAGGRTTVSGQAIRRVLSPPAGGWLRSTDFTVRLSRQGSRIESVVIEGRGNGHGVGMCQWGAVGRARAGHHYDAILMSYFPGTELRRNY encoded by the coding sequence GTGACGAAGCCGCGCGCGGGACTGTATCTGGTCCTGGCGCTCGCCAGTCTGGGCTCCTGCCTCCTCAATGAGCCGGAGCCTGAGCCGGTGCCGCAGCTGGCCCCCGATCCCGAGTTCCGGATCGGCGTACGGATCAATGCCAGCAAGGTGACCTTCGGGGCGTTCACCGGCCTGCGGGTTATCGATCTCGACGAAGGGATCGTCGAGGAAGTCGATCCCGATGTCTCGCTCGAGGCCAGCACCCGTGGCAGCGACGTCGTCGTGCGCGGGACCACGACACCGGTCGTGCGGCGGACGCTGGTGCTCGAACCGCAAGACAGCAACGGTACCATCCGCATTGACGGTCGCGAATACCGGGGCCGCGTCGAGCTCCGACGCAGTGAGTCCGGGCTCACAGTGATCAATCGCATCGGGCTCGAGCAATATCTCGAGGGCGTCGTCGGCGCCGAGATGGGTCGGCGCGCTCCGGGGGAGGAAGAAGCGCTGAAGGCGCAGGCAGTGGTCTCGCGCACCTACGCGTTACGGAACAAGGGGCGGTGGCTCGCGCAGGGGTTCGACCTGATGGCCGATGTGTCGGCCCAGGCCTACGCCGGTCTGCTCAACGAGAATCCCATGGCGACCGCAGCCGTCGAAGCCACGCGGGGCCTGATTCTCACCTACAACGGCGAACCGATCGAGGCATTCTATTCCTCGACGTGCGGGGGCCGCACTGAAGATGGCTCCGCGGCATTCGGTGGGGCCGACGAGCCGTACCTCAAGAGCTTCGCTGACGTGGACGAGAACGGCACAGCCTGGTGCGCCATCTCCCCACGCTACCAGTGGCGTGAGCAGTGGGAGGGGCGGGCCTTCACGGCGTCACTCCGCAAGACACTCGCAACCGAGCGGCTCTCTACCGCGCGCGCCAGCGATCTGCGCGAAATGCGGGTCCTCTCGCGGACCGGCAGCGGGCGGATTGCGACCCTCGAGCTCTCGGGTGCGGGTGGACGCACCACGGTGAGCGGCCAGGCGATCCGGCGTGTCCTCTCGCCGCCGGCCGGCGGCTGGCTCCGCAGCACCGATTTCACGGTCCGGCTCTCCCGGCAGGGCAGCCGGATCGAATCGGTCGTCATCGAGGGCCGGGGCAATGGACACGGGGTGGGAATGTGTCAGTGGGGCGCGGTGGGTCGCGCCCGCGCGGGACATCACTACGACGCGATCCTGATGAGCTATTTTCCGGGCACGGAACTCCGCCGGAACTACTGA
- a CDS encoding YajQ family cyclic di-GMP-binding protein, translating into MATNPSFDISTGVDLQEVDNAVNQAVKEIAGRYDFKGTHCTIELDREKATIALFADDEFKMEALLDVVRGRLIKRNVPTKNLTIGDIIPATGMSVRRVLTLAQGIPTDAAKKIQRAIKDGGFKKVQASIQGEELRVTSPSRDELQAVMAFLRTEDFGVELQFGNYRG; encoded by the coding sequence ATGGCAACCAATCCTTCGTTCGATATCTCGACCGGTGTGGATCTCCAGGAAGTCGATAACGCCGTCAACCAGGCGGTCAAGGAGATCGCTGGACGCTACGACTTCAAGGGCACGCACTGCACCATCGAACTCGACCGCGAAAAGGCGACCATCGCGCTTTTCGCCGATGACGAGTTCAAGATGGAAGCGCTGCTCGACGTGGTACGCGGACGGCTGATCAAGCGCAACGTCCCCACCAAGAATCTCACCATCGGCGACATCATCCCGGCCACCGGTATGTCGGTGCGCCGGGTTCTCACGCTTGCGCAGGGAATCCCGACCGACGCCGCCAAGAAAATCCAGCGGGCCATCAAGGACGGTGGCTTCAAGAAGGTGCAGGCGAGCATCCAGGGCGAGGAGCTGCGGGTGACGTCGCCGTCGCGGGATGAGTTGCAGGCCGTGATGGCCTTCCTTCGCACGGAAGACTTCGGGGTGGAATTGCAGTTCGGCAATTACCGCGGGTGA
- a CDS encoding RNA polymerase sigma factor RpoD/SigA has translation MRPLRVGTGSRGSGSDEGSLDVYLREISRYPLITQAIEVALAQRIHAGDQEALDTLVRSNLRFVVSVAKKYQNQGVSLSDLINEGNLGLIRAAHKFDETKGIKFISYAVWWIRQAILQALAEQSRIVRVPLNRAGALHRIGRRSSALQQELGRDPTAGEIAEGLDIEVAEVERTMAISQTHLSLDAPMTPGEDNRLLDYLADVHGRDADADTMDHALTESIETVFKNLRDREAKILRLYFGLDGPEPLTLEEIGALLGITRERVRQIKEKALLRLRHAGQAQALESFLV, from the coding sequence ATGCGACCATTGCGGGTCGGTACCGGAAGCCGGGGAAGTGGGTCCGATGAGGGCTCGCTCGACGTCTATCTCCGAGAGATTTCGCGCTACCCCTTGATCACCCAGGCGATCGAAGTTGCGCTCGCGCAGCGGATCCACGCCGGTGATCAGGAAGCGCTCGACACGCTGGTCCGCAGCAACCTTCGCTTCGTCGTCTCCGTCGCCAAGAAGTACCAGAATCAGGGCGTCTCCCTCAGCGACCTGATCAACGAGGGCAACCTCGGCCTGATTCGCGCCGCCCACAAATTCGACGAGACCAAGGGGATCAAGTTCATCTCCTACGCCGTCTGGTGGATCCGGCAAGCGATCCTCCAGGCCCTCGCCGAGCAGTCGCGGATCGTGCGGGTGCCCCTCAACCGCGCCGGAGCGCTCCACCGGATCGGCCGCCGCTCCTCGGCGTTGCAGCAGGAGCTGGGTCGGGACCCCACCGCCGGCGAGATCGCGGAGGGGCTCGATATCGAGGTCGCCGAAGTCGAGCGGACCATGGCGATTTCGCAGACCCATCTTTCGCTCGACGCCCCGATGACCCCCGGCGAGGACAATCGCCTGCTCGACTATCTCGCCGATGTCCACGGTCGCGACGCCGACGCAGACACCATGGACCACGCGCTCACCGAGAGCATCGAGACGGTCTTCAAGAATCTCCGTGACCGGGAGGCCAAAATCCTTCGGCTCTACTTCGGGCTTGACGGTCCGGAGCCGCTGACGCTCGAGGAGATCGGTGCGCTGCTCGGCATCACCCGCGAACGCGTCCGGCAGATCAAGGAGAAGGCCCTACTCCGGCTTCGGCACGCGGGCCAGGCGCAGGCCCTCGAGTCGTTCCTGGTCTGA